From a region of the Defluviitalea raffinosedens genome:
- a CDS encoding rubrerythrin family protein: MVKNAMTADFLRSAYGGESMAHMRYLIWGEIARKEGFPKIGTLFEAIGYAEYVHANNHFNVLKEQKGDYTVPAGGVFGIGSTVENLQGGIDGELHEVEQMYPVYLQTAEFQGEKGAKRSFHYALEAEKIHAKMFKEAQESAKSGKDYDFEAVYICPVCGYTVLDESPDVCPVCGAKKEIFKEFK; encoded by the coding sequence ATGGTTAAAAACGCAATGACTGCTGACTTTTTGCGCTCTGCTTACGGTGGAGAAAGCATGGCGCATATGCGCTATCTGATTTGGGGTGAAATCGCCAGAAAAGAGGGATTTCCCAAGATAGGAACTCTGTTTGAAGCCATAGGATATGCAGAATATGTTCATGCAAATAACCACTTTAATGTCTTAAAGGAACAAAAAGGAGACTATACAGTTCCTGCCGGAGGAGTTTTTGGTATTGGAAGTACTGTAGAGAACCTACAGGGCGGCATTGATGGAGAGCTTCACGAAGTAGAACAGATGTATCCGGTTTATTTGCAGACCGCAGAGTTCCAGGGGGAAAAAGGCGCAAAACGTTCCTTCCACTATGCATTGGAGGCTGAAAAAATTCATGCGAAAATGTTTAAAGAAGCGCAAGAAAGTGCGAAGTCGGGGAAAGATTATGACTTTGAAGCGGTTTACATATGTCCTGTTTGCGGTTATACGGTTCTGGATGAATCGCCGGACGTATGTCCA